From Triticum urartu cultivar G1812 chromosome 2, Tu2.1, whole genome shotgun sequence, a single genomic window includes:
- the LOC125534314 gene encoding uncharacterized protein LOC125534314 produces MGLHLLVAFAAARGFAQVLHVSVRLLWPLNTWLPLACHMPEACAVVCGALAAHLAWLRRAYARGGTVWGLRSRDDYDVLRQALLDVFY; encoded by the coding sequence ATGGGGCTCCACCTGCTGGTGGCGTTCGCGGCGGCGAGGGGCTTCGCGCAGGTGCTCCACGTCTCGGTGCGGTTGCTGTGGCCGCTCAACACCTGGCTGCCGCTCGCCTGCCACATGCCAGAGGCCTGCGCAGTCGTCTGCGGCGCGCTCGCCGCCCACCTCGCCTGGCTGCGCCGCGCCTACGCGCGCGGCGGCACCGTCTGGGGCCTCCGAAGCCGCGACGACTACGACGTCCTCCGCCAGGCGCTGCTGGACGTCTTCTACTGA